In Flavobacterium sp. N1736, the following are encoded in one genomic region:
- a CDS encoding DoxX family protein, with product MLTINHYTMNGNLLLRIATAIILLSHSVFGIFDNGINDFGNLYLNQIGFAPFGVFLAWSVKISHIIAAVLLLVNKYVKPAGFVTIFILIMGIILVHFQEGWFVVGGGRNGAEYNVLLIFVLLAIMYPNGFKNQKHNRETP from the coding sequence ATGCTAACAATCAACCATTATACTATGAACGGAAATTTACTTTTAAGAATTGCAACAGCAATTATACTTCTCTCCCACTCTGTCTTTGGAATTTTCGATAACGGCATTAATGATTTTGGAAACTTATATCTTAACCAGATTGGTTTTGCTCCGTTTGGCGTTTTTCTGGCTTGGTCCGTAAAAATATCACACATCATTGCCGCTGTATTATTGCTTGTAAATAAGTATGTTAAACCGGCTGGTTTTGTCACTATTTTTATTTTAATAATGGGAATTATCCTGGTTCATTTTCAGGAAGGATGGTTTGTTGTAGGCGGCGGAAGAAACGGTGCAGAATATAACGTTTTGCTGATTTTTGTTTTATTGGCTATTATGTATCCAAACGGTTTTAAAAATCAGAAACATAATAGGGAAACTCCCTAA
- the ccsA gene encoding cytochrome c biogenesis protein CcsA — protein sequence MDKKIFSFLFSTRLMAVLFLTFAIAMGVGTFIESKYNTDTARILVYNTWWFEAIMVFFMINFFGNIKRYQLLKKEKWATFLLHIAFIFILLGAFITRYISYEGMMPIREGAAENQIYSDKTFITILADGEYKGEMKRRVFEKNLLLSPVTNNDFSVSGKFDETPFEVSYKNYIMGAKETIKPDANGTLYLKLVEAGAGGREEHFLKEGEVQNIHNVLFALNKPTDGAININTKGEKYTIQTPFEGRFMRMADKLEGDVTKDNVQPLMMRSLYSIGDIRIVFPDPAIKGIVDYESNKDFKAKSHTDALIVTLKADGQEKEVRLLGSKGSVGEPQTVKIGKIEYSLFYGSKAYVLPFKIKLNDFIATKYPGTEKSYSAFESKVTVQDSAETFDADIYMNHVLDHKGYRFFQSSFDPDEKGTVLSVNHDFWGTSITYLGYFMLFFGLMAIMFTKHSRFADLKRKLEVVKKKKEKLITIFILLFSLNGFAQAPHVHEHNHSHNEDPNDHANHVTAPPSQRQLDSLLTIYKAPEAHAAKFGRLIIQDAGGRMKPINTFSSELLRKVSHKDTYNGMNSDQVFLSMTQYAQVWIQIPIIYIKSGNDSIRKIIGIDKEAGFAPFVNFFDANGNYKLSPYLDAAYKAANPNQFEKDFIETDKKVNLMESALSGSILKIFPIPNDPNNKWVSYLERQSAGLKGMDSTYVRQILPLYFSALNNASISKNFNTADQLVESINGFQKKFGAKVRPSEQKIDAEIAYNKYDVFKVLPYWYITASILMLIFTIVNIFFEKKWLRITVNGFHIIIGLLFALHTLGLIGRWYISGHAPWSNAYESIVYVAWATMFFGLAFDRKSKLTVASSAFVTAMILMAAYMNWIDPEIANLQPVLNSYWLMIHVAVIVASYGPFALGMILGFVALILIFFTNEKNKTKMALNIKEITYINEMALTIGLIMLTIGNFLGGQWANESWGRYWGWDPKETWALISIMVYAFVIHSRFVPSLRGKWFFNLMSMFAFISILFTYYGVNFHLVGLHSYASGEAHSLNWIYYCMGTISVIGAITYPSYRKHYKSKK from the coding sequence ATGGATAAAAAAATATTCTCTTTTTTGTTTTCTACACGATTAATGGCCGTTCTTTTTTTAACATTTGCAATCGCAATGGGTGTTGGAACTTTTATCGAAAGTAAATACAATACTGATACAGCCCGAATTTTAGTTTACAATACCTGGTGGTTCGAGGCTATAATGGTCTTTTTCATGATTAATTTCTTCGGAAACATCAAACGTTATCAATTATTAAAAAAAGAAAAGTGGGCAACTTTTTTACTTCATATTGCCTTTATTTTTATTCTTTTAGGAGCTTTTATTACACGATATATCAGCTACGAAGGTATGATGCCAATTCGTGAAGGCGCTGCCGAAAACCAAATTTATTCTGATAAAACATTCATTACTATTCTTGCCGACGGAGAATATAAAGGCGAAATGAAACGCAGAGTTTTCGAGAAAAACCTTTTATTATCGCCGGTTACCAATAACGATTTTAGTGTTTCAGGAAAATTTGACGAAACTCCTTTTGAAGTGAGTTACAAAAATTATATCATGGGAGCTAAGGAAACCATAAAACCGGATGCAAACGGAACTTTATACCTGAAATTGGTTGAAGCGGGAGCAGGAGGACGTGAAGAACATTTCCTGAAAGAAGGTGAAGTTCAAAACATTCACAATGTTTTATTTGCTTTAAATAAACCTACAGATGGTGCCATAAATATTAATACAAAAGGCGAAAAATATACCATTCAAACTCCTTTTGAAGGACGTTTTATGCGAATGGCAGATAAATTAGAAGGAGACGTTACAAAAGATAATGTACAGCCTTTAATGATGCGTTCTTTATATAGTATTGGAGATATTCGAATTGTTTTTCCGGATCCTGCCATAAAAGGAATCGTTGATTATGAATCGAATAAGGATTTTAAAGCGAAATCTCATACTGATGCGTTAATTGTAACTTTAAAAGCTGACGGACAAGAAAAAGAAGTAAGACTTCTTGGTTCTAAAGGAAGCGTAGGCGAGCCTCAAACCGTAAAAATCGGGAAAATAGAGTATAGTTTATTCTACGGAAGTAAAGCGTATGTTTTGCCTTTTAAAATAAAATTAAACGACTTTATTGCTACAAAATATCCGGGAACAGAGAAAAGTTATTCTGCTTTTGAAAGTAAAGTAACCGTTCAGGATTCTGCAGAAACATTTGATGCAGATATTTATATGAATCACGTTTTAGACCATAAAGGATATAGATTTTTTCAATCTTCATTTGATCCTGACGAAAAAGGAACCGTACTTTCTGTAAACCACGATTTTTGGGGAACTTCAATTACTTATCTAGGATATTTTATGCTTTTCTTTGGTTTAATGGCAATTATGTTTACCAAACATTCTCGTTTTGCTGATTTGAAACGTAAACTGGAAGTTGTGAAAAAGAAAAAAGAAAAATTAATTACCATTTTCATTCTATTATTTAGCTTAAATGGTTTTGCGCAGGCACCTCACGTTCACGAACATAATCATTCACATAACGAAGATCCTAATGATCATGCCAATCACGTTACAGCGCCGCCAAGTCAGAGACAATTAGATTCGTTATTGACCATTTACAAAGCTCCGGAAGCACATGCGGCAAAATTTGGACGTTTGATTATTCAGGATGCAGGCGGAAGAATGAAACCTATTAATACTTTTTCTTCTGAATTATTGAGAAAAGTAAGTCATAAGGATACTTATAACGGAATGAATTCTGATCAGGTATTTTTGTCAATGACGCAATATGCTCAGGTTTGGATACAAATTCCGATTATTTATATCAAATCAGGAAACGATAGTATTCGTAAAATTATTGGTATTGACAAAGAGGCAGGATTTGCTCCTTTTGTAAATTTCTTTGATGCAAACGGAAATTATAAACTTTCACCTTATTTAGATGCTGCGTACAAAGCTGCAAATCCAAATCAATTTGAGAAAGATTTTATCGAAACAGATAAAAAAGTAAACTTAATGGAATCTGCTTTAAGCGGAAGCATTTTGAAAATTTTCCCAATTCCGAATGATCCAAACAACAAATGGGTTTCTTATTTAGAACGCCAAAGTGCCGGTCTTAAAGGAATGGATTCTACATACGTACGACAAATTCTTCCCCTATATTTTAGCGCTTTAAATAACGCTTCTATTTCAAAAAACTTTAATACAGCCGATCAATTGGTAGAAAGTATTAATGGTTTTCAAAAGAAATTTGGCGCAAAAGTACGTCCAAGCGAGCAAAAAATTGACGCTGAAATTGCTTATAATAAATACGATGTTTTCAAAGTTTTACCTTATTGGTATATTACAGCATCAATCTTAATGTTGATTTTTACAATCGTAAATATCTTTTTTGAGAAAAAATGGCTTCGCATAACAGTAAATGGTTTTCATATTATAATTGGTCTTTTATTTGCGCTGCATACATTAGGATTAATTGGACGTTGGTATATTTCCGGTCATGCACCGTGGAGTAACGCTTACGAATCTATTGTATATGTGGCGTGGGCAACGATGTTCTTTGGTTTAGCTTTTGACAGAAAATCTAAATTAACCGTAGCTTCATCAGCCTTTGTAACGGCAATGATATTAATGGCGGCATACATGAACTGGATCGATCCGGAAATTGCAAATTTACAACCGGTTCTTAATTCATATTGGTTAATGATTCACGTAGCAGTTATCGTAGCAAGTTACGGTCCTTTTGCTCTTGGAATGATTCTGGGTTTTGTGGCTCTTATATTGATTTTCTTTACAAATGAGAAAAACAAAACTAAGATGGCGTTAAATATAAAAGAGATCACGTATATAAACGAAATGGCATTAACAATTGGTTTGATCATGTTAACGATAGGAAATTTCCTTGGCGGACAATGGGCAAACGAAAGTTGGGGACGCTACTGGGGATGGGATCCAAAAGAAACCTGGGCATTAATATCCATTATGGTGTATGCATTTGTAATTCATTCACGTTTTGTGCCTTCGTTACGCGGAAAATGGTTCTTTAACTTAATGAGTATGTTTGCTTTTATTTCGATTTTATTCACTTATTACGGAGTAAATTTCCACTTAGTCGGGCTTCATTCTTATGCAAGCGGAGAAGCACATTCACTAAACTGGATTTATTATTGTATGGGAACAATTAGCGTAATAGGTGCCATTACATATCCAAGTTACCGCAAACATTATAAAAGTAAAAAGTAA
- a CDS encoding glycoside hydrolase family 28 protein produces MKTKPINLLCFIALFLATCFTENMQAQKSKSTETYAGIEFKMNKVQEPKIPNNSVNIKDFGAVNGGYILNTKAFADAIDAVSKKGGGKVIIPPGIWLTGPIILKSNIELHAETGALIKFSPDKSLYPIIETSFEGLNTWRCISPIYGKNLENIAFTGNGVWDGSGEVWRQVKKSKLTESQWKKFVASGGVLNEKKDSWYPSETFMKAAVGADQNVRLDLKTKEEFEAIHDFLRPVMVSIQNSKRVLFDGPVFQNSPAWNIHPLMVEDLIVRNVTVRNPWFSQNGDGLDVESCKNVLIENSSFDVGDDAICIKSGKDKDGRNRGIPCENIIVRNNIVYHGHGGVTVGSEMSGGVKNLHVSNCTFMGTDVGLRFKSNRGRGGIVENIFISDIYMTDIPSQAISFDLYYGGKSIAETLAEGGNKINTKVVPVNEETPQFKNILIKNITIAGAYQAVFLQGLPEMNLQNIEISNLTAKAEKGFSIIDASGIKITNAKLDIESPTVFEIYNGKNMSLKNVEFNSTSPKAVTIDGAASEKIELISSKNSDYSKTTTISETVSKGAVKL; encoded by the coding sequence ATGAAAACTAAACCAATCAACTTATTGTGCTTTATTGCCCTGTTTTTAGCAACTTGTTTCACCGAAAACATGCAGGCTCAAAAATCAAAATCTACTGAAACTTATGCCGGAATTGAATTTAAAATGAACAAAGTTCAGGAACCAAAAATTCCAAATAATTCAGTAAACATAAAAGATTTTGGTGCTGTAAATGGCGGTTATATTTTAAATACAAAGGCTTTCGCCGATGCCATAGATGCCGTATCAAAAAAAGGCGGTGGAAAAGTAATTATTCCGCCGGGAATCTGGCTTACCGGACCAATTATCTTAAAAAGCAATATCGAATTACATGCAGAAACAGGCGCATTAATCAAGTTTTCGCCTGATAAAAGTCTTTATCCTATTATAGAAACCAGTTTTGAAGGTTTAAATACATGGCGTTGCATCTCTCCTATTTACGGTAAAAATCTGGAAAATATTGCTTTTACCGGAAATGGTGTTTGGGATGGTTCCGGAGAGGTTTGGAGACAAGTTAAAAAAAGTAAACTAACGGAAAGTCAATGGAAAAAATTTGTTGCTTCGGGTGGTGTTTTAAATGAAAAAAAAGACAGTTGGTATCCATCTGAAACTTTTATGAAAGCTGCTGTTGGAGCAGATCAAAATGTGCGACTTGATTTAAAAACCAAGGAAGAATTTGAAGCCATTCATGATTTTCTTCGTCCGGTTATGGTTAGTATTCAAAATAGTAAAAGAGTACTTTTTGACGGTCCTGTTTTTCAAAATTCTCCGGCGTGGAATATTCATCCTTTAATGGTTGAAGATTTAATTGTTCGAAATGTAACAGTTCGAAATCCCTGGTTTTCTCAAAACGGTGACGGTCTTGATGTCGAATCGTGCAAAAATGTATTGATCGAAAACTCTAGTTTTGATGTTGGTGATGATGCGATTTGTATTAAATCAGGAAAGGATAAAGATGGTCGTAATCGCGGTATTCCCTGCGAAAATATTATCGTAAGAAATAATATTGTTTATCACGGGCACGGCGGCGTAACGGTAGGAAGTGAGATGTCCGGAGGTGTAAAAAACCTGCACGTTTCAAATTGTACTTTTATGGGAACTGATGTTGGATTACGTTTTAAAAGTAATCGCGGACGTGGCGGAATTGTTGAGAATATCTTTATTTCTGATATATATATGACGGATATTCCGTCGCAGGCTATTTCATTTGATTTGTATTATGGAGGAAAATCTATTGCAGAAACTTTGGCAGAAGGCGGAAATAAAATAAATACAAAAGTGGTTCCGGTAAACGAGGAAACGCCTCAATTCAAGAATATTTTGATCAAAAACATTACAATTGCCGGAGCATATCAAGCTGTATTTTTACAAGGTTTGCCTGAAATGAATCTTCAAAACATTGAAATTTCTAATTTAACTGCAAAAGCCGAAAAAGGTTTTTCGATTATCGACGCAAGCGGAATCAAAATTACAAATGCTAAATTAGACATCGAAAGTCCAACCGTATTTGAGATTTATAACGGAAAGAATATGTCTTTAAAAAATGTAGAGTTTAACTCGACTTCTCCAAAAGCCGTTACAATTGATGGCGCTGCAAGTGAGAAAATAGAATTGATCTCTTCAAAGAATTCAGATTATTCTAAAACAACTACAATTAGCGAAACTGTTTCTAAAGGAGCAGTGAAACTTTAA
- a CDS encoding cell wall anchor protein yields the protein MKKILLPLFIMCISINNIDAQTATSLSINDTRGINDLPNFASYSVRADFKQRNVIGVPGEGYWSTNLTFSPWVDHDNTGDKNHQLNFNNGGIFYRNAFPTDAQWGGWKQLLMTNENGNVGIGTSNPSSYEHGGNNKFLEISNPNTSIHSQSHIILSSGANIPGSSIGTITWALPNTTSNFKGAGFVAMRTEDNSTSSRPSVAMVFATRGAVGDFWSEQMQISGIGNVGIGTSNPKNKLDVNGTIHSKEVKVDMIGWSDFVFKKEYNLPTLAEVEKHINEKGHLENIPSEEEVFKNGINLGEMNAKLLQKIEELTLYVIDQNKNIQGLMEENKKQNEEIMALKKSILSK from the coding sequence ATGAAAAAAATATTATTACCACTATTTATTATGTGCATTTCTATCAACAATATTGATGCGCAAACAGCGACTTCTTTATCAATAAATGATACGAGGGGAATAAATGATTTACCAAATTTTGCTTCATATAGTGTTAGGGCTGATTTTAAACAAAGAAATGTTATTGGAGTTCCTGGTGAAGGATATTGGTCGACAAATTTAACTTTCTCACCTTGGGTTGATCATGATAACACAGGAGATAAGAATCATCAGCTAAATTTTAATAATGGGGGGATTTTTTATAGAAATGCATTTCCAACTGATGCACAATGGGGAGGATGGAAACAACTATTAATGACAAATGAAAATGGCAATGTAGGTATTGGGACATCAAATCCGTCTTCTTATGAACATGGAGGAAACAATAAGTTTTTAGAAATAAGTAATCCAAATACAAGCATACACTCTCAGTCTCATATTATTTTATCTTCGGGAGCAAATATTCCTGGTAGTTCTATAGGAACTATAACATGGGCATTACCAAATACAACTTCAAATTTTAAAGGCGCAGGTTTCGTAGCTATGAGAACAGAGGATAACTCGACAAGTTCAAGACCATCTGTAGCAATGGTTTTTGCTACAAGAGGTGCAGTAGGTGATTTTTGGAGTGAACAAATGCAAATTAGTGGTATTGGCAATGTAGGTATTGGTACATCAAATCCAAAAAATAAGCTAGATGTTAATGGTACAATCCATTCAAAAGAAGTTAAAGTTGATATGATTGGCTGGTCTGATTTTGTGTTTAAAAAAGAATATAATTTGCCAACACTTGCAGAAGTTGAAAAGCATATTAATGAGAAAGGGCATTTAGAAAATATTCCAAGCGAGGAAGAAGTATTTAAAAATGGCATTAATTTAGGAGAAATGAATGCAAAACTTTTACAAAAAATTGAAGAATTGACTCTTTATGTAATTGATCAAAACAAGAATATTCAAGGTTTGATGGAAGAAAATAAGAAGCAAAATGAAGAAATAATGGCTTTGAAAAAAAGTATATTATCTAAATAA